From a region of the Calliphora vicina chromosome 4, idCalVici1.1, whole genome shotgun sequence genome:
- the LOC135956902 gene encoding uncharacterized protein LOC135956902 isoform X1: MSDLNDDLLNYDIGDVIDDQVLIGADEDELLLSDDDLEKDVSKEEKQKLKSEAEEWVKSQIKDKPKAKPKQVAEQKPIEPQKPCQTENIKNEDNKVQESSAMEEQQQPQTSAPVVAESSTQEFKTPAEQTNVTPINNVETNSTVVNPTVALEITPSSGKEMELDQSSTISNSAASLTNDSCASSIIQSSQESASVTMSHGDVSDPREDYEDEREERTNIKTTSERESFEHSNEHSPEKSVNRYVYHQKRNGAPLLRGHPLRGPAPLFQRPLLRFPPHGNISLLSPSPFTHLGGLATVTLTHPNSNPLIPGQPFPPPAQQPNTNPFAPQLPPNSLQNTPHGHMAGPNHDPNNPHHRPRHPFGFRPGPMAGFRHPNPNNMYSQVPHDYNGGQGPGGFNQHQFGGPRNVFRPEGPMGLPPGMRPGMRMQRPPLQALPPHAMPNQGNFINAPPHQIRPQTGPGPQPLPGVPSVPGQNPPVSNQPPAGQIPAAAPALAPRKVLINPNFKGGVEAATSKFIQETQYMNAINSHVPRVQSDEELLRQQEEFINKNREHIEKRRHARDASPGRRSRSRSRSRSRSRSPRSVSRERSYTPPKRHPNGGPNNRNDRFDRERERDRERVDRDRPTNDDKNTRVGRAGSRDREDRDRDRNRPIGGYNNSNRPGAPNRFRRANSRDRDYENRNQGGGGGNYGKRRRSNSPSPGNRGGSGNFGGNRGRYNNDRDKSEVEEDEETRAYRLQIEKQKALREQIMRDKEMKRRRAAEEKQYEEKRSGGPQQKDDTPPQPTTHHQQQQNSQKLKEVVSERKIISLKKRPAEHNDNDNDHGRPTQRKTIPTAKILPEAKKTLTDHLTHNATSGERGGGGGSNSISQNTAIIKPVFKKDSSSATVAAIKPQPHQQSQSQRRMSSHSEDEVQLDYDEDDLLLDEEEMLLASPDPTPPRESASKQRIESRTPSPEPNVKSHNVARKSMNARGSGGNHGTSKPSFSSTNRRVVLKTSSNSSGSTGTNSTSRGRDMGSSSNSGGGGGNSNSRRAVFERLDVRNSRQQSPSTAGTSSSGNSDSKRKPQRIVLKHD, translated from the exons ATGTCTGACTTAAA TGATGACTTATTAAATTATGATATAGGAGATGTTATAGATGATCAGGTCTTGATAGGAGCTGACGAAGATGAACTATTGCTTTCAGATGATG ATTTAGAAAAAGATGTTTCTAaggaagaaaaacaaaaattaaaatctgaagcCGAGGAATGGGTTAAATCACAAATCAAAGATAAACCGAAAGCAAAACCAAAACAAGTTGCAGAACAAAAACCAATTGAACCACAAAAACCCTGCCAgacagaaaatattaaaaatgaagaTAACAAAGTACAAGAAAGCTCTGCTATGGAAGAGCAGCAACAACCACAAACTTCAGCCCCAGTGGTTGCAGAGTCATCTACCCAAGAATTCAAAACACCAGCTGAACAAACAAATGTCACACCTATTAACAACGTGGAAACAAATAGTACTGTTGTAAATCCTACTGTAGCATTAGAAATTACACCCAGTTCTGGAAAAGAAATGGAATTGGATCAATCGTCAACTATATCTAACTCTGCAGCCAGCTTAACAAATGATTCTTGCGCCTCTTCTATAATACAAAGTTCACAAGAAAGTGCAAGTGTTACCATGAGTCATGGTGATGTATCAGATCCTCGTGAGGATTATGAGGACGAACGTGAAGAGCGTACAAATATAAAGACAACTAGTGAACGAGAATCGTTTGAGCACAGCAATGAACATTCGCCAg aaaaatctgtAAATCGTTATGTTTACCATCAAAAAAGAAATGGTGCACCGCTATTACGTGGCCACCCCTTACGAGGTCCTGCTCCTCTTTTCCAACGTCCCTTGTTGCGTTTCCCTCCACATGGTAATATATCCTTGCTATCACCATCGCCCTTTACGCATTTGGGCGGTTTAGCTACAGTTACATTAACACATCCCAATTCCAATCCTCTTattccaggtcaaccatttccACCACCAGCGCAACAACCCAATACAAATCCTTTTGCACCACAACTCCCTCCCAATTCCCTACAGAATACACCTCATGGGCATATGGCAGGTCCAAATCATGACCCAAATAATCCACACCATAGGCCACGACATCCATTTGGTTTTCGACCAGGTCCCATGGCAGGGTTTCGACATCCCAATCCCAATAACATGTATTCTCAGGTGCCGCATGATTATAATGGTGGCCAGGGACCTGGTGGATTCAATCAGCATCAATTTGGCGGACCTCGTAATGTGTTTAGACCAGAAGGTCCGATGGGCTTGCCGCCCGGTATGCGTCCTGGCATGCGCATGCAAAGACCTCCCCTACAAGCTTTACCACCTCATGCTATGCCTAATCAGGGTAATTTTATCAATGCTCCTCCCCATCAGATTAGACCACAAACTGGTCCTGGACCACAACCATTACCTGGAGTTCCCTCTGTACCTGGTCAAAATCCTCCCGTTTCAAACCAACCTCCAGCTGGTCAAATTCCTGCAGCTGCACCTGCGCTAGCACCCCGTAAAGTTCTTATTAATCCTAATTTTAAGGGGGGTGTTGAAGCAGCCACCAGTAAATTTATACAAGAAACTCAATACATGAACGCCATAAACTCCCACGTGCCTCGGGTACAAAGCGATGAGGAGCTATTGCGTCAACAAGAGgaattcattaataaaaatcGTGAACACATTGAGAAACGACGTCATGCCAGAGATGCTTCGCCCGGTCGACGATCTCGCAGCCGCAGTCGTTCACGCTCTCGTTCCCGTTCACCACGCAGTGTTTCTCGCGAACGTAGTTATACACCACCAAAACGTCATCCCAATGGTGGTCCCAACAATCGCAATGATCGTTTTGATCGAGAACGCGAACGGGATCGTGAAAGAGTTGATCGTGATCGTCCTACCAACGATGATAAGAATACACGCGTAGGTCGTGCTGGCAGCAGGGACCGTGAAGATCGTGACAGAGATCGTAATCGGCCAATAGGTGGTTATAATAACAGCAATCGACCGGGTGCTCCTAATCGTTTTAGGCGTGCCAACAGTCGTGATCGTGATTATGAGAATCGTAATCAAGGTGGCGGCGGTGGCAATTATGGTAAACGTCGTCGTAGCAATTCACCTTCACCTGGAAATCGTGGCGGAAGTGGTAATTTTGGTGGCAATAGAGGACGTTATAATAATGATCGTGATAAATCAGAG GTTGAGGAAGATGAAGAAACTCGTGCCTACCGCTtgcaaattgaaaaacaaaaggCTTTACGTGAACAAATAATGCGTGACAAAGAAATGAAACGTAGACGGGCTGCAGAAGAAAAACAATACGAG GAAAAACGTAGTGGTGGACCACAACAAAAAGATGACACGCCTCCACAACCAACAAcacatcatcagcagcagcagaactcacaaaaactaaaagaagtAGTTTCCGAACGTAAAATAATTTCGCTTAAAAAGCGGCCAGCCGAACACAATGATAACGACAATGATCATGGCAGACCAACACAAAGAAAAACCATACCAACGGCCAAAATTTTGCCAGAAGCTAAGAAAACTCTAACAGATCATTTGACACATAATGCAACGAGTGGAGAACGCGGTGGTGGCGGCGGCTCAAATAGTATTAGTCAAAATACTGCTATTATTAAGCCGGTGTTCAAAAAAGATTCATCTTCAGCTACGGTGGCGGCTATAAAACCTCAACCTCATCAACAGTCACAGTCACAACGGCGTATGTCATCACACAGTGAGGATGAAGTACAGCTGGACTATGACGAAGACGATCTACTATTAGATGAAGAAGAAATGCTATTAGCTTCGCCCGATCCCACACCTCCTCGAGAATCAGCATCTAAACAACGTATAGAATCGCGTACACCCTCGCCTGAGCCTAATGTCAAATCCCACAATGTTGCCCGGAAGTCTATGAATGCTCGTGGTAGCGGTGGCAATCATGGAACTTCAAAGCCTAGCTTTAGTTCGACAAATCGTAGAGTCGTTTTAAAAACCTCATCTAATTCTTCTGGATCGACTGGAACAAATTCTACTAGTAGAGGTCGCGATATGGGCTCATCGAGCAatagtggtggtggtggtggtaatAGCAACTCACGTAGAGCTGTTTTTGAACGTTTAGATGTACGCAACAGTAGACAGCAGTCGCCCTCAACTGCCGGTACCAGTTCAAGTGGAAATTCTGATAGTAAACGTAAACCACAAAGGATTGTATTAAAGCAcgattaa
- the LOC135957325 gene encoding pH-sensitive chloride channel 2, whose product MTKLLLFLLLFYTARAQAEVDCPSLSDADSLSQTQLLERLTHGCRYDRLERPITYTESGSRLPVDVYVRWYVYFMQNLEAHDLQFKIHALLQLRFLDPRLTFRKVAPKRKQPVLGEKQLRDNLWMPHIFLANERDSSIMGTNEKDILTSISPDGTVIISSRIKATLYCWMNLQKFPFDEQHCSTYLESWMYNTSELIIHWEQKRPITFDPDLHLTEYVLQKAWSNETVINADLNDLRHGAFAGNYSSLSFTVHLTREVGFYLMDYFLPSMLIVGISWVSFWLQADQAPPRIMLGTSTMLTFITLASAQGKTLPKVSYIKVSEVWFLGCTLFIFGSLLEFAFVNTIWRRKRNVDVKSMSSKHILKSTLSPRLSRRKTSRSRSFSTGTTMGSDNISLTGAPKFNNYLTVHNIPITTINEHEVADNVSKVTTFTTMTDNRKMDMGLLEQGFDNETKNRHGWTTLTPQEISHWIDAKARVLFPMSFLVFNAIFWTFVYIF is encoded by the exons ATGACAAAACTTCTATTATTCCTTTTATTGTTTTACACTGCCCGGGCTCAGGCTGAAGTCGATTGTCCTTCTTTAAGTGATGCCGATAGTCTGTCGCAGACTCAATTATTGGAAAGATTAACACATGGCTGTCGCTACGATCGCCTGGAGCGACCTATCACTTACACCGAATCCGGCAGTCGTTTACCGGTTGATGTTTATGTTCGCTGGTATgtttattttatgcaaaatttagaGGCCCAcgatttgcaatttaaaattcatGCCTTGTTGCAATTACGTTTTCTGGATCCACGTCTTACATTTCGCAAAGTGGCGCCCAAGCGCAAACAACCAGTATTGGGTGAAAAACAACTAAGAGATAATTTATGGATGCCTCATATATTTTTGGCCAATGAACGCGATTCCAGTATAATGGGTACGAATGAGAAAGATATTCTAACCTCAATTTCTCCCGATGGCACCGTTATTATATCGAGTCGCATTAAGGCCACCCTCTACTGTTGGATGAATTTGCAAAAGTTCCCTTTTGATGAACAGCATTGTTCTACATATTTGGAAAGCTGGATGTATAATACCTCCGAGTTGATTATACACTGGGAACAGAAACGTCCCATAACATTTGATCCAGATTTACATTTAACCGAATATGTTTTGCAGAAAGCCTGGTCTAATGAAACTGTTATCAATGCTGATTTAAATGATTTACGCCACGGTGCTTTTGCAGGCAATTATAGTTCTTTGAGTTTTACTGTACATCTTACTAGAGAAGTTGGTTTCTATTTAATGGATTATTTCTTGCCATCCATGTTGATTGTGGGTATTTCATGGGTATCATTTTGGCTGCAAGCAGATCAGGCTCCACCTAGAATTATGTTGGGTACTTCTACTATGTTGACGTTCATTACATTAGCTTCGGCGCAGG gtAAAACCTTACCCAAGGTCAGCTATATTAAAGTGTCTGAGGTATGGTTTCTGGGTTGTACACTATTCATTTTTGGCAGTCTACTTGAATTTGCCTTTGTCAATACCATATGGCGTCGCAAACGTAATGTGGATGTCAAATCAATGAGCAGCAAACATATATTGAAATCAACACTCTCACCACGTCTCTCTAGACGTAAAACCTCAAGATCACGTTCATTTTCTACGGGCACCACAATGGGCAGTGATAATATCTCATTAACTGGAGCTCCAAAATTCAATAATTATCTAACCGTACACAATATACCCATAACAACAATCAATGAACACGAAGTAGCAGATAACGTCTCCAAAGTAACAACATTTACTACCATGACGGATAATCGTAAAATGGATATGGGTCTACTGGAACAAGGTTTTGATAATGAGACGAAAAATCGTCATGGCTGGACCACATTAACACCCCAAGAAATATCACACTGGATTGATGCCAAGGCAAGAGTTTTGTTTCCCATGTCGTTTTTGGTCTTCAATGCTATATTCTGGACTTTTgtgtatatattttga
- the Atg8a gene encoding gamma-aminobutyric acid receptor-associated protein yields MKFQYKEEHVFEKRRAEGDKIRRKYPDRVPVIVEKAPKARIGDLDKKKYLVPSDLTVGQFYFLIRKRIQLRPEDALFFFVNNVIPPTSATMGSLYQEHHEEDYFLYIAYSDENVYGKR; encoded by the exons atgaaattccAATATAAAGAAGAACATGTTTTTGAGAAACGCCGTGCTGAAGGTGACAAAATCCGCAGAAAATATCCTGACCGTGTACCA gTTATTGTAGAAAAAGCCCCAAAAGCACGCATTGGTGATttggataagaaaaaatatttagtacctTCTGATTTGACCGTAGGACAATTTTATTTCTTGATTCGCAAACGCATACAATTGAGACCCGAAGATGCTCTATTTTTCTTCGTTAACAATGTAATTCCACCAACATCCGCCACTATGGGTTCCTTGTACCAG GAACATCATGAGGAAGATTATTTCCTTTACATAGCCTATTCCGATGAGAATGTTTATGGTAAACGCTAA
- the LOC135956902 gene encoding uncharacterized protein DDB_G0284459 isoform X2: MSDLNDDLLNYDIGDVIDDQVLIGADEDELLLSDDDLEKDVSKEEKQKLKSEAEEWVKSQIKDKPKAKPKQVAEQKPIEPQKPCQTENIKNEDNKVQESSAMEEQQQPQTSAPVVAESSTQEFKTPAEQTNVTPINNVETNSTVVNPTVALEITPSSGKEMELDQSSTISNSAASLTNDSCASSIIQSSQESASVTMSHGDVSDPREDYEDEREERTNIKTTSERESFEHSNEHSPEKSVNRYVYHQKRNGAPLLRGHPLRGPAPLFQRPLLRFPPHGQPFPPPAQQPNTNPFAPQLPPNSLQNTPHGHMAGPNHDPNNPHHRPRHPFGFRPGPMAGFRHPNPNNMYSQVPHDYNGGQGPGGFNQHQFGGPRNVFRPEGPMGLPPGMRPGMRMQRPPLQALPPHAMPNQGNFINAPPHQIRPQTGPGPQPLPGVPSVPGQNPPVSNQPPAGQIPAAAPALAPRKVLINPNFKGGVEAATSKFIQETQYMNAINSHVPRVQSDEELLRQQEEFINKNREHIEKRRHARDASPGRRSRSRSRSRSRSRSPRSVSRERSYTPPKRHPNGGPNNRNDRFDRERERDRERVDRDRPTNDDKNTRVGRAGSRDREDRDRDRNRPIGGYNNSNRPGAPNRFRRANSRDRDYENRNQGGGGGNYGKRRRSNSPSPGNRGGSGNFGGNRGRYNNDRDKSEVEEDEETRAYRLQIEKQKALREQIMRDKEMKRRRAAEEKQYEEKRSGGPQQKDDTPPQPTTHHQQQQNSQKLKEVVSERKIISLKKRPAEHNDNDNDHGRPTQRKTIPTAKILPEAKKTLTDHLTHNATSGERGGGGGSNSISQNTAIIKPVFKKDSSSATVAAIKPQPHQQSQSQRRMSSHSEDEVQLDYDEDDLLLDEEEMLLASPDPTPPRESASKQRIESRTPSPEPNVKSHNVARKSMNARGSGGNHGTSKPSFSSTNRRVVLKTSSNSSGSTGTNSTSRGRDMGSSSNSGGGGGNSNSRRAVFERLDVRNSRQQSPSTAGTSSSGNSDSKRKPQRIVLKHD, translated from the exons ATGTCTGACTTAAA TGATGACTTATTAAATTATGATATAGGAGATGTTATAGATGATCAGGTCTTGATAGGAGCTGACGAAGATGAACTATTGCTTTCAGATGATG ATTTAGAAAAAGATGTTTCTAaggaagaaaaacaaaaattaaaatctgaagcCGAGGAATGGGTTAAATCACAAATCAAAGATAAACCGAAAGCAAAACCAAAACAAGTTGCAGAACAAAAACCAATTGAACCACAAAAACCCTGCCAgacagaaaatattaaaaatgaagaTAACAAAGTACAAGAAAGCTCTGCTATGGAAGAGCAGCAACAACCACAAACTTCAGCCCCAGTGGTTGCAGAGTCATCTACCCAAGAATTCAAAACACCAGCTGAACAAACAAATGTCACACCTATTAACAACGTGGAAACAAATAGTACTGTTGTAAATCCTACTGTAGCATTAGAAATTACACCCAGTTCTGGAAAAGAAATGGAATTGGATCAATCGTCAACTATATCTAACTCTGCAGCCAGCTTAACAAATGATTCTTGCGCCTCTTCTATAATACAAAGTTCACAAGAAAGTGCAAGTGTTACCATGAGTCATGGTGATGTATCAGATCCTCGTGAGGATTATGAGGACGAACGTGAAGAGCGTACAAATATAAAGACAACTAGTGAACGAGAATCGTTTGAGCACAGCAATGAACATTCGCCAg aaaaatctgtAAATCGTTATGTTTACCATCAAAAAAGAAATGGTGCACCGCTATTACGTGGCCACCCCTTACGAGGTCCTGCTCCTCTTTTCCAACGTCCCTTGTTGCGTTTCCCTCCACATG gtcaaccatttccACCACCAGCGCAACAACCCAATACAAATCCTTTTGCACCACAACTCCCTCCCAATTCCCTACAGAATACACCTCATGGGCATATGGCAGGTCCAAATCATGACCCAAATAATCCACACCATAGGCCACGACATCCATTTGGTTTTCGACCAGGTCCCATGGCAGGGTTTCGACATCCCAATCCCAATAACATGTATTCTCAGGTGCCGCATGATTATAATGGTGGCCAGGGACCTGGTGGATTCAATCAGCATCAATTTGGCGGACCTCGTAATGTGTTTAGACCAGAAGGTCCGATGGGCTTGCCGCCCGGTATGCGTCCTGGCATGCGCATGCAAAGACCTCCCCTACAAGCTTTACCACCTCATGCTATGCCTAATCAGGGTAATTTTATCAATGCTCCTCCCCATCAGATTAGACCACAAACTGGTCCTGGACCACAACCATTACCTGGAGTTCCCTCTGTACCTGGTCAAAATCCTCCCGTTTCAAACCAACCTCCAGCTGGTCAAATTCCTGCAGCTGCACCTGCGCTAGCACCCCGTAAAGTTCTTATTAATCCTAATTTTAAGGGGGGTGTTGAAGCAGCCACCAGTAAATTTATACAAGAAACTCAATACATGAACGCCATAAACTCCCACGTGCCTCGGGTACAAAGCGATGAGGAGCTATTGCGTCAACAAGAGgaattcattaataaaaatcGTGAACACATTGAGAAACGACGTCATGCCAGAGATGCTTCGCCCGGTCGACGATCTCGCAGCCGCAGTCGTTCACGCTCTCGTTCCCGTTCACCACGCAGTGTTTCTCGCGAACGTAGTTATACACCACCAAAACGTCATCCCAATGGTGGTCCCAACAATCGCAATGATCGTTTTGATCGAGAACGCGAACGGGATCGTGAAAGAGTTGATCGTGATCGTCCTACCAACGATGATAAGAATACACGCGTAGGTCGTGCTGGCAGCAGGGACCGTGAAGATCGTGACAGAGATCGTAATCGGCCAATAGGTGGTTATAATAACAGCAATCGACCGGGTGCTCCTAATCGTTTTAGGCGTGCCAACAGTCGTGATCGTGATTATGAGAATCGTAATCAAGGTGGCGGCGGTGGCAATTATGGTAAACGTCGTCGTAGCAATTCACCTTCACCTGGAAATCGTGGCGGAAGTGGTAATTTTGGTGGCAATAGAGGACGTTATAATAATGATCGTGATAAATCAGAG GTTGAGGAAGATGAAGAAACTCGTGCCTACCGCTtgcaaattgaaaaacaaaaggCTTTACGTGAACAAATAATGCGTGACAAAGAAATGAAACGTAGACGGGCTGCAGAAGAAAAACAATACGAG GAAAAACGTAGTGGTGGACCACAACAAAAAGATGACACGCCTCCACAACCAACAAcacatcatcagcagcagcagaactcacaaaaactaaaagaagtAGTTTCCGAACGTAAAATAATTTCGCTTAAAAAGCGGCCAGCCGAACACAATGATAACGACAATGATCATGGCAGACCAACACAAAGAAAAACCATACCAACGGCCAAAATTTTGCCAGAAGCTAAGAAAACTCTAACAGATCATTTGACACATAATGCAACGAGTGGAGAACGCGGTGGTGGCGGCGGCTCAAATAGTATTAGTCAAAATACTGCTATTATTAAGCCGGTGTTCAAAAAAGATTCATCTTCAGCTACGGTGGCGGCTATAAAACCTCAACCTCATCAACAGTCACAGTCACAACGGCGTATGTCATCACACAGTGAGGATGAAGTACAGCTGGACTATGACGAAGACGATCTACTATTAGATGAAGAAGAAATGCTATTAGCTTCGCCCGATCCCACACCTCCTCGAGAATCAGCATCTAAACAACGTATAGAATCGCGTACACCCTCGCCTGAGCCTAATGTCAAATCCCACAATGTTGCCCGGAAGTCTATGAATGCTCGTGGTAGCGGTGGCAATCATGGAACTTCAAAGCCTAGCTTTAGTTCGACAAATCGTAGAGTCGTTTTAAAAACCTCATCTAATTCTTCTGGATCGACTGGAACAAATTCTACTAGTAGAGGTCGCGATATGGGCTCATCGAGCAatagtggtggtggtggtggtaatAGCAACTCACGTAGAGCTGTTTTTGAACGTTTAGATGTACGCAACAGTAGACAGCAGTCGCCCTCAACTGCCGGTACCAGTTCAAGTGGAAATTCTGATAGTAAACGTAAACCACAAAGGATTGTATTAAAGCAcgattaa